The proteins below are encoded in one region of Candidatus Binatia bacterium:
- a CDS encoding phosphoribosylaminoimidazolesuccinocarboxamide synthase, producing the protein MNRGPIAGLKLFKSGKVREMYDLGDRLLMVASDRISCFDVVLPTEIPDKGKILTALSEYWFKAMEDIVPHHLITTDVSKFPAACQPHKKFLAGRSMLVKKSNPAPVECIVRGYLAGSGWKEYQKTGKVCGIALPQGLVEASRLDEPIFTPSTKAPVGEHDVNIDFSKTVDMVGKQNAENLREASLAIYKRAREMGEKKGIIIADTKFEFGVLDGKLIVIDEMLTPDSSRFWPKEGYLPGTSPESFDKQYVRDYLIESHWDPHNPPQLPLEVIRKTQEKYAEALRRLTTAA; encoded by the coding sequence ATGAATCGAGGGCCGATTGCCGGATTGAAACTTTTCAAAAGCGGCAAGGTCAGGGAGATGTACGATCTCGGCGACCGGCTTTTGATGGTCGCGTCGGATCGGATCTCCTGCTTCGACGTGGTGCTTCCGACCGAGATTCCCGATAAAGGAAAAATTCTAACCGCCCTGTCGGAATACTGGTTCAAGGCGATGGAGGATATCGTTCCCCACCATCTGATCACCACGGACGTCTCCAAGTTTCCCGCCGCTTGTCAACCGCATAAGAAGTTTTTGGCAGGCCGGAGCATGCTGGTGAAGAAGTCGAACCCAGCGCCGGTGGAATGCATCGTGCGCGGTTATCTCGCCGGCTCCGGCTGGAAAGAGTACCAAAAGACCGGCAAAGTTTGCGGCATCGCGCTGCCCCAGGGATTGGTCGAGGCTTCCCGCCTCGACGAGCCGATCTTCACGCCGTCGACCAAGGCGCCCGTGGGCGAACATGACGTGAATATCGATTTTTCAAAGACCGTCGATATGGTCGGCAAGCAGAACGCCGAAAATTTGCGCGAGGCGAGCCTCGCCATCTACAAGCGGGCTCGCGAGATGGGCGAGAAAAAAGGCATTATCATTGCCGACACGAAATTCGAGTTCGGCGTGCTGGACGGCAAGCTTATCGTCATCGACGAGATGCTCACGCCGGACTCCTCCCGCTTCTGGCCCAAGGAAGGCTACCTTCCGGGAACCTCGCCCGAGAGCTTCGACAAGCAATACGTCCGCGACTATCTCATCGAGAGCCACTGGGACCCGCACAACCCGCCACAACTGCCGCTGGAGGTTATCCGCAAGACGCAAGAGAAGTACGCCGAGGCTTTGCGGCGGCTGACTACGGCCGCGTAG
- a CDS encoding UbiD family decarboxylase codes for MSKDLPTFIAQEERERPGSVIRVKDRIDPNRHETIAYLKHLDNRGERKMVLFENIVNLNGEPSPFSLFYNPFVTRQFCADALDMGELKSNMDLSLEVARRELKKGELETISPTKALCKEVVRKGADADLRTLPIPMHQKDDVGAYLTMVCIMKSIDRGFYDITFTKNMYYAPRRMSFSAHAHHHLEAMTTEYEKQNRRAPVIVVLGHHPAFFLSSCAMTPFGNNDYMTASGFLGEPLRLTPSETWGEDFLVPADAEVVIEGEVPPNVRESQNPFGEILGYYQGEMKVPVIEVTAITHRKKGIVEDFWPGHMDHWNLGGIPKEGSVYNVIKKNVPGIKAIHLPASGCSRLICYISIKKEFINDPNKAAMQAFVEMPNLKLCVVVDDDIDVFNERDVMWAVSTRTHWDKDIEIVRKVQSFRGWLGDAVAMIDATKPLKGEFPKRNEIPEEAMERVSRFFK; via the coding sequence ATGAGCAAGGATTTACCGACATTCATCGCCCAGGAAGAACGGGAGAGGCCGGGCTCGGTCATTCGCGTCAAAGACAGAATCGATCCCAATCGCCACGAGACGATCGCCTACTTGAAGCACCTCGATAATCGCGGCGAACGGAAGATGGTGCTGTTCGAAAATATCGTCAACCTGAACGGCGAGCCTTCGCCGTTCTCTCTCTTCTACAATCCCTTCGTCACGCGCCAGTTCTGCGCCGACGCGCTGGACATGGGCGAGCTGAAATCGAACATGGACTTGAGCCTCGAAGTCGCCCGGCGCGAGCTCAAAAAAGGCGAACTGGAAACCATCTCGCCCACAAAGGCGCTGTGCAAGGAAGTCGTGCGCAAAGGCGCCGACGCCGATCTGAGAACGCTGCCGATTCCGATGCACCAGAAAGACGACGTCGGCGCTTATCTCACCATGGTCTGCATCATGAAAAGCATCGACCGGGGTTTTTACGACATCACGTTCACCAAGAACATGTACTACGCGCCGCGGCGCATGAGTTTTTCCGCTCACGCCCACCACCACCTGGAAGCGATGACCACCGAATACGAGAAGCAGAATCGCCGCGCGCCGGTGATCGTCGTTCTGGGCCACCATCCGGCCTTTTTTCTCTCCAGTTGTGCCATGACTCCTTTCGGCAACAACGACTACATGACTGCAAGCGGCTTCCTCGGCGAGCCGCTCCGGCTGACGCCTTCGGAAACCTGGGGGGAGGATTTTCTCGTCCCCGCCGACGCCGAAGTCGTTATCGAAGGCGAAGTCCCGCCCAACGTGCGCGAGTCGCAAAACCCGTTCGGCGAAATCCTCGGCTACTATCAGGGCGAGATGAAAGTGCCGGTCATCGAAGTCACCGCGATCACGCATCGGAAAAAAGGCATCGTCGAGGACTTCTGGCCCGGACACATGGATCACTGGAACCTCGGCGGCATCCCCAAAGAAGGAAGCGTTTACAACGTGATCAAGAAGAACGTGCCGGGGATCAAGGCGATCCACCTGCCCGCGTCCGGCTGCAGCCGGCTCATCTGCTACATCTCGATCAAGAAGGAATTCATCAACGATCCGAACAAGGCCGCGATGCAGGCTTTCGTCGAGATGCCCAATCTCAAGCTCTGCGTCGTCGTGGACGACGACATCGACGTCTTCAACGAGAGAGACGTGATGTGGGCGGTCAGCACCCGCACGCACTGGGACAAGGACATCGAGATCGTCCGGAAGGTTCAGAGCTTTCGCGGCTGGCTCGGCGACGCCGTGGCGATGATCGACGCGACGAAACCCCTCAAAGGAGAGTTCCCCAAGCGCAATGAAATCCCCGAAGAGGCGATGGAGCGGGTCAGCCGGTTTTTCAAATAG
- a CDS encoding succinic semialdehyde dehydrogenase produces the protein MNSDTVEVHSPATGDKIGALAVASAAEVARAVAKARAAQALWAEKNFRERARVLYRYRDLLIDHQEKMADVVTAETGKPRAEVYGNELFYLYDAIGFWAGNAAKYLAPEKIRPHLLKTKKVASIYGPIGVVGIISPWNFPLVLSIGDAIPALMAGNAVVIKPSELTPMTALYGAELAQPAGFPENLLHVVVGYGATAEFLIDHADMICFTGSVATGKKVARRAAERLIPVSLELGGKDPLIVLKDADLERAANACVWGALMNSGQVCTSIERVYVEEPVYPDFVDRVVQRVRSLRQGASADEVELGSMTSAAQIEKVAAQVEDAVRKGAKILCGGRKNPNFKGLYYEPTVLVDVDHGMDIMTEETFGPVIPLMRVKDADEAVRLANDSRYGLDGGIFTRDKERGRLIAERIHVGSMCINDCLVNYAIPDAPMGGIKESGIGRRHGAEGIRKFCRQKTIVADRLGLKSELIWFPLTRRKTELFHRGFRLLYRSGWKNKFSAMRKNRRDRKPTKCL, from the coding sequence ATGAACAGCGATACCGTCGAAGTCCACAGTCCCGCGACCGGCGATAAGATCGGGGCGCTCGCGGTGGCGTCCGCCGCGGAGGTCGCGCGAGCGGTCGCCAAGGCGCGCGCGGCGCAGGCTCTGTGGGCGGAGAAAAATTTCCGCGAACGTGCGCGGGTTCTTTACCGTTATCGCGATCTCTTGATCGATCATCAGGAAAAGATGGCCGACGTCGTGACGGCGGAGACCGGCAAACCCCGGGCCGAGGTTTACGGCAACGAGCTTTTTTATCTCTACGACGCCATCGGCTTCTGGGCTGGTAACGCCGCCAAATATCTTGCGCCCGAGAAGATCCGGCCGCATCTGTTGAAAACGAAGAAGGTGGCATCGATCTACGGTCCGATCGGCGTCGTCGGCATCATCAGCCCGTGGAACTTTCCCCTGGTGCTCTCCATCGGCGACGCGATTCCCGCGCTCATGGCCGGCAACGCGGTCGTCATCAAGCCCTCGGAGCTGACGCCGATGACGGCGCTTTACGGCGCCGAGCTGGCGCAACCAGCCGGCTTTCCGGAAAACCTGCTCCATGTCGTCGTCGGCTACGGCGCGACCGCCGAGTTTCTGATCGATCATGCCGATATGATCTGCTTTACCGGCAGCGTGGCGACGGGGAAGAAGGTGGCGCGCCGCGCCGCTGAGAGATTGATTCCTGTATCGCTGGAGCTTGGCGGCAAAGATCCGCTGATCGTGCTCAAAGACGCCGACCTCGAGCGCGCGGCGAACGCCTGCGTCTGGGGCGCGCTGATGAACTCGGGACAGGTCTGCACCTCGATCGAGCGCGTCTACGTGGAAGAGCCCGTCTATCCGGACTTCGTCGACCGGGTCGTCCAACGGGTCCGGTCGCTGCGCCAGGGCGCGAGCGCGGACGAAGTCGAGCTGGGAAGCATGACTTCGGCGGCGCAGATCGAGAAAGTCGCCGCCCAGGTCGAAGACGCCGTCCGCAAAGGCGCGAAGATTCTATGCGGCGGGCGGAAAAATCCCAACTTCAAAGGGCTCTACTACGAGCCCACGGTGTTGGTGGACGTTGATCACGGAATGGACATCATGACGGAGGAAACTTTCGGCCCGGTCATTCCGCTCATGCGCGTCAAAGACGCGGATGAAGCCGTGCGGCTGGCCAACGACTCCCGCTACGGTCTCGACGGCGGGATTTTTACCAGGGACAAGGAGCGCGGCAGGCTCATTGCGGAACGAATTCACGTGGGATCCATGTGCATCAACGACTGCCTCGTGAACTACGCCATTCCCGACGCGCCGATGGGAGGAATCAAAGAGAGCGGCATCGGGAGAAGGCACGGCGCCGAAGGAATCCGCAAATTCTGCCGGCAAAAGACGATCGTCGCGGATCGATTAGGTTTAAAAAGTGAGCTCATCTGGTTCCCGCTGACGCGACGAAAGACGGAGCTGTTCCACCGGGGCTTCCGGCTCCTCTACCGATCGGGCTGGAAAAACAAATTCTCGGCCATGAGAAAAAACCGGCGGGACCGAAAGCCCACAAAATGCTTATGA
- a CDS encoding SDR family NAD(P)-dependent oxidoreductase: MDLTGKTALVTGGGTGIGKAISEAMAKNGARVAVASRNPAHLNNFASGAFLPIEMDIRKKDQVQRGVAKIVETWGPIDILVNNAGVSGLTRIDDADDGRWRDIVETNLTGTYLVTKEVLRSMRKNANGRIINISSVLGKFGVPGYSAYCATKHGMIGFTRALALEVVDRGITVNAICPGWVETEMARFGIEESAANQGITPEEFKKQAVAAVPIGRFLDADEVAELVLYLASDKAGGITGQAINICGGQTMV, encoded by the coding sequence ATGGATTTGACCGGCAAAACCGCCCTGGTTACGGGCGGCGGAACCGGCATCGGTAAGGCCATCAGCGAAGCGATGGCTAAAAACGGTGCCCGCGTCGCCGTCGCTTCGCGAAATCCGGCGCATCTAAATAACTTCGCGAGCGGTGCGTTCCTGCCGATCGAGATGGACATCAGAAAAAAAGATCAGGTGCAACGAGGCGTCGCGAAAATCGTCGAGACCTGGGGTCCTATCGACATCCTGGTCAACAATGCCGGCGTCTCGGGACTCACCCGCATCGACGACGCCGACGACGGCCGCTGGCGCGATATCGTAGAGACCAACCTCACCGGAACCTATCTCGTGACCAAAGAAGTCCTGCGGTCGATGAGAAAAAACGCCAACGGCCGGATCATCAACATCTCCTCGGTGTTGGGCAAGTTCGGAGTTCCCGGTTACTCTGCCTACTGCGCGACCAAGCACGGCATGATCGGCTTCACCCGCGCGCTGGCGCTGGAAGTCGTCGACCGCGGCATCACCGTGAACGCGATCTGCCCGGGGTGGGTGGAGACCGAGATGGCGCGTTTCGGCATCGAAGAGAGCGCGGCCAATCAGGGGATCACGCCGGAGGAATTCAAAAAACAGGCGGTCGCGGCGGTGCCGATCGGAAGATTTCTCGACGCGGATGAGGTGGCGGAACTCGTGCTCTATCTGGCGTCGGACAAGGCAGGCGGAATCACCGGGCAGGCGATCAACATCTGCGGCGGCCAGACCATGGTTTAG
- a CDS encoding adenylate/guanylate cyclase domain-containing protein — MNTQDMTAEALVMKPYSSIEELTRTLGQKMKRQLEEIGRISRLKRYLSPQIAESILKRDDGDLFVSHRREVTVVFLDLRGFTEFSDSAEPEEVLQLLRNYHAEMGRLIFKYDGTLERFAGDGIMAFFNAPVPYEDHTRRAVCMALEMRERMKVIRVAWWLKKGWDLDLGIGLATGYAAVGDIGFEGRLDYGAVGNVTNLASRLCEEAGGGQILTNRRTLSEVENWVEAESIGELKLRGFIRPVSVFNITKLNREKADQ; from the coding sequence ATGAACACCCAGGATATGACCGCTGAAGCTCTCGTCATGAAGCCCTATTCGTCGATCGAAGAGCTGACCCGGACCTTGGGACAAAAGATGAAGCGCCAACTGGAGGAGATCGGGCGTATCAGCCGTCTGAAGCGCTACCTGTCGCCGCAGATAGCCGAGTCGATCCTGAAACGAGACGACGGCGACCTTTTCGTAAGTCATCGGCGCGAGGTCACGGTCGTCTTTCTGGACTTGCGCGGTTTCACGGAGTTCTCGGATAGCGCCGAGCCCGAGGAGGTTCTCCAACTCCTCCGCAACTACCACGCCGAGATGGGCCGGCTGATATTCAAATACGACGGCACCCTGGAGCGTTTTGCCGGCGACGGCATCATGGCCTTCTTTAACGCCCCGGTGCCTTACGAAGATCATACGCGCCGAGCCGTGTGCATGGCGCTCGAGATGCGCGAGAGAATGAAAGTGATTCGAGTCGCATGGTGGTTGAAAAAAGGCTGGGATCTGGATCTCGGCATCGGGTTGGCCACCGGCTATGCGGCTGTAGGAGACATCGGTTTCGAAGGGCGGCTGGACTATGGAGCGGTCGGCAACGTGACGAATCTCGCCTCGCGCCTCTGCGAGGAGGCCGGCGGCGGACAGATTCTCACCAACCGGAGGACGCTGAGCGAAGTCGAGAACTGGGTCGAGGCCGAGAGCATCGGCGAACTCAAGCTCCGGGGATTCATCCGGCCCGTGAGCGTGTTCAACATCACAAAACTCAACCGTGAAAAAGCGGACCAATAA
- a CDS encoding sigma-54 dependent transcriptional regulator: MKSFEETILVVDDDPDVREVLKDRLESLDYRVLTASGGKDGLDLLEKQSPQIALLDIEMPDMSGLEVLKEIRARAMDVTVVMITAYGTIERAVQAMKEGAYDFIPKPFDPEHIALIVQKALERERLRREVEILSDEVGERYRLVVGKSAKMNKAVETAKKAAASKTTILLLGESGTGKEIFARAIHNWGDEKAKPFVAINCVGLSKELLESELFGHEKGAFTGAHELKKGKMELAHGGTIFLDEIGDISPELQTKFLRFLQEREFERVGGTKPIHVDVRIVAATNRDLDAAVKDGRFRGDLYYRLNVIPIVLPPLRDRKEDIPELTNFFMQRFAAETKKGFTEITKEARDRLIAYDWPGNVRELANVIERAVVLGQGPRITPQDLPPRIVAADSRPRSGSLSYRDDVTAYRREIILRALLQTRGNRTAAAKALGLEKNYLSRLIKALQIRL, translated from the coding sequence ATGAAATCCTTTGAAGAAACCATCCTGGTCGTAGACGACGATCCCGATGTCCGGGAGGTCTTGAAGGACCGCCTGGAATCGCTGGATTACCGTGTCCTCACGGCTTCCGGCGGCAAAGACGGCCTCGACCTACTGGAGAAGCAGAGCCCGCAGATCGCGCTTTTGGACATCGAGATGCCCGACATGAGCGGGCTCGAAGTGCTGAAGGAGATTCGCGCGCGCGCGATGGACGTGACCGTGGTGATGATCACCGCCTACGGCACGATCGAGCGCGCGGTCCAGGCGATGAAGGAAGGGGCGTATGATTTCATCCCCAAGCCTTTCGATCCGGAACATATCGCGCTCATCGTGCAGAAGGCATTGGAGCGCGAAAGGCTCCGGCGGGAAGTAGAAATCCTCTCGGACGAGGTGGGCGAGCGCTATCGGCTGGTTGTGGGCAAGAGCGCCAAGATGAATAAGGCCGTAGAGACGGCCAAGAAAGCCGCGGCCAGCAAGACCACCATTTTGCTTTTAGGCGAAAGCGGCACCGGCAAAGAGATATTCGCCCGCGCCATCCATAACTGGGGCGACGAGAAAGCCAAACCTTTTGTGGCGATCAACTGCGTCGGACTCTCCAAGGAGCTTCTGGAGAGCGAGCTGTTCGGCCACGAAAAGGGCGCGTTCACCGGCGCTCACGAGCTCAAGAAGGGCAAGATGGAGCTGGCGCACGGCGGCACGATCTTTCTCGACGAGATCGGGGACATCTCCCCGGAGCTGCAAACGAAATTCTTAAGGTTCCTTCAGGAGCGGGAGTTCGAACGCGTCGGCGGGACCAAGCCCATCCACGTGGACGTAAGAATCGTCGCCGCCACGAACCGCGATCTCGACGCGGCAGTCAAAGACGGCCGCTTCCGCGGGGATCTCTACTACCGCCTGAACGTCATTCCCATCGTGCTTCCGCCTTTGAGAGACCGGAAAGAGGATATCCCCGAACTGACCAATTTTTTCATGCAGCGCTTCGCCGCGGAAACCAAGAAGGGCTTTACCGAGATCACGAAAGAAGCCCGGGACAGGCTCATCGCCTACGATTGGCCCGGCAACGTGCGTGAGCTGGCCAACGTGATCGAGCGCGCCGTCGTCCTGGGTCAGGGACCGAGAATCACTCCCCAAGACCTGCCTCCGAGGATCGTCGCGGCCGACTCGCGTCCCCGCTCCGGCAGCTTGTCGTATCGCGACGACGTGACCGCCTATAGGCGGGAGATCATCCTGAGGGCCCTTTTGCAGACCCGAGGCAACCGCACCGCCGCCGCCAAAGCCTTGGGCCTGGAAAAAAACTACCTCTCCAGGCTCATCAAGGCGCTTCAAATCCGACTTTGA
- a CDS encoding response regulator, with the protein MGLKVLVVDDEEDIVEVIQDRLEAYGFTVITAGTGVEALSRLSTEKFDGVFLDVKMPEMGGIETLEHIRERDRMIPVIIITSSSTREAAIEAIAKGANEYVLKPFEWEELKAKIEKVYNITL; encoded by the coding sequence ATGGGACTCAAGGTTCTCGTCGTCGATGATGAAGAAGACATCGTTGAGGTGATTCAGGATCGTCTTGAGGCTTATGGATTCACGGTGATCACCGCCGGGACCGGCGTGGAGGCGCTGAGCAGGCTGTCCACGGAAAAGTTCGATGGGGTCTTCCTCGACGTCAAGATGCCGGAGATGGGCGGGATCGAAACCCTGGAACACATCCGCGAGCGGGACAGAATGATCCCCGTCATCATCATCACCTCCTCCTCCACCCGAGAGGCGGCGATCGAAGCGATTGCCAAAGGCGCCAACGAATACGTTCTCAAGCCCTTCGAATGGGAAGAGCTGAAGGCAAAGATCGAGAAGGTCTACAACATCACGCTCTAG
- a CDS encoding ATP-binding protein, protein MRPRVKRPRTDRKGTTLTGPSRKEELLHRTRELSALLTIAETATQSLDTEQILRETLHKSLEILGFHAGYIRSLDPEARNLVVRVARGLSSPEFLTNIAPMDSPRRTVGKIVFETREPYVSLDIRKDPIFKRRAMEQEGIISLATVPILSKRRVLGTMAVGSRKYHKFSQGEINLLKAFGSQLGAALENAQLYEELHTGKAYIENLVENAGDAIISTDMEDRILTWNRGAEVIFGYSKEEAVGQSLGILLPPNRAKESEELRHKVRHDGVIRNLEVRRQRKDGAVIDVALAVSPISDKQGDISGFLHLAKDITEKKRYEKRLRDLDKMKSDFVSNVSHELRTPLTAIKGSADNMLDGITGPLNEKQIRYLTRMKSNADRLTRLINNILDLSRIEAGKIDLKPALLSLVSLAQEVTESIRPVASEKLISLEVVSPDAGASAWADRDKVVQVLTNLVGNAVKFTPPHGQIRVSIQKNGAGWTEISVADTGPGIPQEEAEKIFDKFYQVAQAGKHKSGGTGLGLAISKVLVDMHGGKIWVSSEPGRGSIFSFTLPEEQPLKPEAPAD, encoded by the coding sequence ATGAGGCCGCGCGTGAAGCGCCCGAGAACCGATAGAAAGGGGACTACTTTAACGGGCCCGAGTAGAAAGGAGGAGTTGCTCCATAGGACCCGGGAACTCTCAGCCCTGCTGACCATTGCAGAGACCGCGACCCAATCTCTCGATACCGAACAAATCTTGCGTGAAACCCTGCACAAATCACTGGAGATCCTTGGCTTTCATGCGGGCTATATACGCAGCTTAGACCCTGAGGCAAGAAATCTGGTTGTCCGTGTGGCCCGAGGTCTCTCCTCGCCCGAATTTTTGACCAATATTGCTCCTATGGACAGTCCTCGCCGGACCGTAGGAAAAATCGTCTTTGAAACTCGCGAGCCTTATGTGTCTCTGGATATTCGAAAAGATCCAATCTTCAAGAGACGGGCCATGGAACAAGAAGGAATCATTTCATTAGCCACCGTTCCCATATTGTCGAAGAGGCGCGTCCTGGGAACAATGGCCGTAGGGAGCCGTAAGTACCACAAATTTTCTCAAGGAGAAATTAACCTCCTCAAGGCCTTCGGCTCCCAACTCGGCGCGGCGCTGGAGAACGCCCAGCTCTATGAAGAGCTCCACACCGGCAAGGCCTACATCGAAAATCTCGTGGAGAACGCGGGCGACGCGATTATCTCGACGGATATGGAAGATCGCATCCTAACCTGGAACCGCGGCGCGGAGGTGATATTCGGTTACAGCAAAGAGGAGGCGGTCGGGCAAAGCCTGGGGATACTCCTTCCGCCGAACCGCGCCAAGGAATCGGAGGAGCTGAGGCACAAGGTCCGGCACGACGGTGTTATCCGCAACCTGGAGGTCCGCAGGCAAAGGAAAGACGGGGCTGTGATCGACGTGGCCCTGGCGGTATCGCCCATCAGCGACAAACAGGGCGATATAAGCGGTTTCCTCCATCTCGCCAAGGACATCACCGAGAAAAAGCGCTACGAAAAGAGGCTGAGGGATCTCGACAAGATGAAGTCGGACTTTGTCTCCAATGTCTCTCACGAGCTGCGCACGCCGCTTACCGCCATCAAGGGCTCCGCGGACAACATGCTGGACGGCATCACCGGCCCGTTGAACGAAAAACAGATCCGTTATCTCACGCGCATGAAATCGAACGCCGACCGGCTCACTCGGCTGATCAACAACATCCTGGATCTCTCACGGATCGAGGCGGGGAAAATCGATCTTAAGCCGGCCCTTCTTTCTCTGGTAAGCCTGGCCCAAGAGGTTACGGAAAGCATCCGGCCGGTGGCATCGGAGAAGCTGATCAGCCTCGAGGTCGTCTCTCCCGACGCCGGCGCGAGCGCCTGGGCCGACCGAGACAAGGTCGTGCAGGTGCTGACAAACCTGGTCGGGAATGCCGTCAAGTTCACCCCGCCGCACGGGCAGATCCGTGTGTCGATCCAGAAAAACGGCGCCGGTTGGACCGAGATATCCGTTGCAGACACGGGACCCGGTATCCCTCAGGAAGAGGCGGAAAAAATCTTCGACAAGTTCTATCAGGTTGCTCAGGCCGGAAAGCACAAATCCGGCGGCACCGGGCTTGGGCTGGCGATTTCCAAAGTACTGGTCGACATGCACGGGGGCAAAATCTGGGTGAGCAGCGAACCGGGCAGAGGAAGCATCTTTTCCTTTACGCTGCCCGAAGAGCAGCCGCTGAAACCGGAAGCGCCGGCCGACTGA
- a CDS encoding amidohydrolase family protein, which yields MNSYPVIDIDAHVWEPKDLPLEPAFDQYRQKLIEFEDGKKRWVFDGQTWPKEGYACTFPGLKPKYRCAGEADPFNVEARLADMDQEGIDVALLFPTGSLSRARHAFPALGMSLARSYNNWLAKFCSRAPERLLGAGLIPLTDIQGSEDELRRCINDFGMRAICVPTNIYGKHLGDISFHPFYAEAERLGVPIMVHSNVGGYIAAAGSERFDNFFFTHLVSFPFEEMISIAAVIGYGIVERFPKLNFVFLEAGVGWFPYWLERMDEHYEKLPNHVPGIKKKPSEYLSNCFISCGNPDEKTLPLVIEDIGADHIVYASDYPHWSSVGPGTVNTIKNSRALSEEAKQKILSDNARKLLRLE from the coding sequence GTGAATAGCTATCCCGTCATCGACATTGATGCTCATGTCTGGGAGCCCAAGGACCTTCCCCTGGAGCCGGCTTTCGATCAGTACAGACAAAAGTTGATAGAATTTGAGGACGGAAAAAAGCGTTGGGTCTTTGACGGCCAAACTTGGCCCAAAGAAGGTTATGCCTGCACTTTCCCCGGCCTTAAACCTAAATACAGGTGCGCAGGCGAGGCGGACCCGTTTAATGTGGAGGCTCGTCTTGCTGATATGGACCAGGAAGGGATCGATGTCGCGCTGCTCTTTCCCACTGGGTCACTCTCACGCGCCCGCCATGCCTTTCCGGCGCTTGGTATGTCCCTGGCGCGTTCGTATAACAATTGGCTGGCTAAATTCTGTTCCCGGGCTCCAGAAAGGCTTCTAGGCGCCGGGCTGATCCCTCTCACGGACATCCAAGGATCAGAGGACGAGCTCAGGCGCTGTATAAACGACTTCGGAATGCGTGCGATCTGTGTCCCAACCAATATCTACGGCAAGCACTTGGGGGATATATCGTTCCATCCTTTTTATGCCGAGGCCGAGCGGCTGGGCGTCCCGATCATGGTTCACTCCAATGTGGGCGGGTACATCGCCGCTGCCGGGAGCGAGCGTTTTGACAACTTCTTTTTTACCCACCTAGTCTCTTTTCCCTTTGAGGAGATGATCAGCATCGCCGCGGTGATCGGCTACGGCATTGTGGAGCGTTTTCCTAAACTCAACTTTGTCTTTCTCGAGGCCGGCGTCGGCTGGTTCCCCTATTGGCTTGAGCGGATGGATGAGCACTACGAGAAGCTTCCCAACCATGTGCCTGGAATCAAGAAGAAACCTTCAGAGTATCTTTCCAATTGTTTTATCTCCTGCGGTAACCCAGATGAGAAAACGTTGCCCCTGGTTATCGAAGACATCGGTGCAGACCACATTGTGTACGCGTCGGACTACCCTCACTGGTCTTCGGTAGGCCCTGGCACGGTCAATACGATAAAGAATAGTCGGGCCCTTTCCGAAGAGGCCAAACAAAAGATTCTCTCGGATAATGCGCGAAAGCTCCTTCGGTTGGAATAA
- a CDS encoding tetratricopeptide repeat protein yields MRGFRAATLLGILWLGVSNAHGVGSPFEREPQWELGRKYLSEGKSQEARAVLTELSGRYPKEPDVYLFLAIASLRSRDVRRAEIDIGKALSLDPDHVEARTLRGWIALEMKRDYPAAIADYSRVAELKPDWPEAHNNLGVAWKKKGDPEKAAASFNRALALRPEYGEAWSNLGWIHAEEKKWREARADFEQALRSNPNDEGALYGLSQAQREARDYAGAERTLKSLLSRAPNFVYWLEWGQVKLVRYYWVLLVGAGLIYLNSRYQLTRRILHGGADSKEA; encoded by the coding sequence ATGCGGGGTTTCCGGGCGGCGACTCTCCTGGGGATCCTGTGGCTGGGTGTGTCCAACGCCCATGGCGTCGGAAGTCCCTTCGAGCGCGAGCCGCAGTGGGAATTGGGAAGGAAATATTTATCGGAAGGGAAGAGCCAAGAGGCGCGGGCCGTCCTGACGGAGCTTTCTGGGCGATATCCGAAGGAGCCGGACGTTTACCTTTTTCTCGCGATCGCTTCTTTGCGGTCGCGCGACGTGCGCCGGGCGGAGATCGATATCGGAAAAGCCTTGAGTCTCGATCCAGATCACGTCGAAGCGAGAACGCTCCGCGGCTGGATCGCGCTGGAAATGAAGCGGGATTATCCGGCGGCCATCGCCGATTATTCCCGGGTCGCGGAGCTGAAGCCGGATTGGCCGGAGGCGCACAACAACCTCGGCGTCGCCTGGAAAAAGAAGGGCGATCCGGAGAAAGCCGCGGCGAGTTTCAACCGGGCGCTCGCGCTCAGGCCGGAATACGGCGAGGCCTGGAGCAATCTCGGTTGGATCCACGCCGAGGAAAAAAAGTGGCGTGAAGCGCGGGCGGACTTCGAGCAGGCGCTCAGGTCCAATCCCAACGACGAGGGCGCGCTTTACGGGTTGTCGCAGGCTCAGCGGGAGGCGCGCGACTACGCCGGCGCCGAGAGGACTTTGAAAAGCCTTCTCTCACGCGCGCCCAATTTCGTCTACTGGCTGGAATGGGGACAGGTCAAGCTCGTGCGCTATTATTGGGTGTTGTTGGTGGGCGCGGGACTGATCTATCTAAACTCGCGATATCAACTGACAAGGAGAATACTCCATGGCGGAGCCGACAGCAAAGAAGCGTAA